A segment of the Butyrivibrio fibrisolvens genome:
TAGCATCTCATAAGAAGTTTGAGGAAAAGTACGGACTTCCATTTACTCTTTTGTCAGATACAGAGCTTGAGGTTATCAAGGCTTATGATGTCTGGAAAGAGAAGAAGAACTATGGCAAAGTGTCGATGGGCGTAGTGAGAACTACATATCTGATCGATGAAAAGGGCGTTATCGTTAAGGCTATGGATAAGGTCAAAGCCGCAGAGAACCCTCAGGATATGCTGGAAATCCTTGGAGGTGACTGATGTTCTTTAAGAAAAGAGCTGAAAAGAAAACTTACGATAAAGAAAACAAGAAGCCTGTGATCAGGGCGAGCATCTGCAATGGAGAGCAGGTTGCAGGTTTTATGGATGTTCATACAGGATCTTTTGAGGAAGTTATGCTTATCAGGGATTCTGAAGATCTGTTGCAGTTCATGAATGAGTACGGAATCAGTGGTGAAATAGAGAAAGTCTATTGATCAGGAGGTGCTTATGGCGGTATACAGATGTATGGCTTGTGGGTACATTTTTGATGAGGAGAAAGAGGGCAGAAGTATTAGAGATATAGATCAGTGCCCCAGATGTAAACAACCGGATGACAGATTTGTACTGGTTGAAGAGACTGAGGATAAGAAAGAGGATAAAGCCCAGGGCTAATCAACCTTAAGAAGCTTGAAATGACTTTTTTTATACTCAATCAGTCCTTCATCTTTCATGTGCGAGAGTTCTTTGGACATATTGGTTCTTTCGAGGTTCAGGTAATCAGCAAGTTGTTGCCTGTTGAAGGGGATATCAAATTCTCTGGAACCTGTCTGAAGCGCGATAGCATTCAGGTATGACAGGAGGCGTCCGCGGCAGCTCTTGGGAGAAGTATGAAAGCTTCGACCAGAGAGAACAAGGTTTTTCTGCGATGAGATAATAAGTATGTTTTTAAGGAGCTTTTCCTTCAAGGAAGAGCTCTTTTTGCTGTCATCAAGGAGATTTCTTATATTGCAAAAAAGGATGTTGCAGTCTTCGTTAGCTCTGACATCAACAAGAAGAACTTCGCCAAGAAGTGCGTAGGTTTCGGCGAAGTACTGGCCTTTTCCGACATGGCTTAGGACCGTGCAGTTGCCCCAGACGTCATTACTTTCAATAGTAACGCTTCCAGAAAGCACCATGCCTATAGCGGAGGTTTTGTCTCCGGCATGAAGGATTATGTCATCTTTTCTATAGTTCTTTTCTTTAGCTTCCAGCAGGTCAAGGCATGTGGACAGTTCTTTTGTTGTCATGCCAAGGAACAGTCTGCTTTTTTCTATACCATTTATTTCCATGAGATGCCCTCTGAATAATTCGCAAAATGTGGTTTAAACAACATACATGTTACCAACAGTATAGTATACTGACACCATCGAAACAAGGATAGACATTGTTTGTAAGGTGTTT
Coding sequences within it:
- the bcp gene encoding thioredoxin-dependent thiol peroxidase, whose translation is MLEVGKKAPDFKLPDQNGTMHSLSEYKGQKVVLYFYPKDNTSGCTKQACSFADLYPQFREKGAIVLGVSKDSVASHKKFEEKYGLPFTLLSDTELEVIKAYDVWKEKKNYGKVSMGVVRTTYLIDEKGVIVKAMDKVKAAENPQDMLEILGGD
- a CDS encoding aspartate dehydrogenase, whose amino-acid sequence is MMFFKKRAEKKTYDKENKKPVIRASICNGEQVAGFMDVHTGSFEEVMLIRDSEDLLQFMNEYGISGEIEKVY
- a CDS encoding Crp/Fnr family transcriptional regulator; protein product: MEINGIEKSRLFLGMTTKELSTCLDLLEAKEKNYRKDDIILHAGDKTSAIGMVLSGSVTIESNDVWGNCTVLSHVGKGQYFAETYALLGEVLLVDVRANEDCNILFCNIRNLLDDSKKSSSLKEKLLKNILIISSQKNLVLSGRSFHTSPKSCRGRLLSYLNAIALQTGSREFDIPFNRQQLADYLNLERTNMSKELSHMKDEGLIEYKKSHFKLLKVD